From the genome of Lasioglossum baleicum chromosome 13, iyLasBale1, whole genome shotgun sequence, one region includes:
- the Ampkalpha gene encoding AMP-activated protein kinase alpha subunit, with protein sequence MSEKIPSNQPQPIVKIGHYTLGQTLGVGTFGKVKIGEHVLTKHKVAVKILNRQKIKSLDVVGKIRREIQNLKLFRHPHIIKLYQVISTPTDIFMIMEYVSGGELFDYIVKHGKLKEYEARRFFQQIISGVDYCHRHMIVHRDLKPENLLLDQNLHVKIADFGLSNMMMDGEFLRTSCGSPNYAAPEVISGKLYAGPEVDIWSCGIILYALLCGTLPFDDEHVPTLFRKIKSGVFPIPEYLNKSVVSLLCHMLQVDPMKRATIEDIKKHEWFQKDLPTYLFPSPVEQDSSVINIDAVNEVCDKFNVKEAEVHSALLGGDPHDQLAIAYHLIIDNKLIADEAAKAELKDFYVASSPPPVAFSPNDSNNSPLRPHPERIAPLRERQSSQGSTSSQTQGNRGTPVKRAKWHLGIRSQSKPNDIMNEVYRAMKALNFEWKIINAYSVRVRQKNKITDRFSKMSLQLYQVDSKSYLLDFKSLSSEEGEEIGRDPTLPPPQMTGHHTMEFFEMCAALITQLAR encoded by the exons atgtcTGAAAAGATTCCGTCTAATCAACCACAACCTATCGTTAAGATAGGTCATTATACGCTTGGACAAACGTTGGGTGTCGGTACATTTGGTAAAGTAAAAA TTGGAGAACATGTTCTGACAAAACATAAAGTCGCAGTGAAAATTCTGAATCGCCAGAAAATTAAAAGCCTTGATGTGGTCGGAAAGATTAGAAGAGAAATACAAAATCTGAAACTCTTCAGACACCCTCACATCATTAAATT GTACCAAGTGATAAGCACACCTACAGATATATTTATGATAATGGAGTATGTGTCGGGCGGGGAATTGTTCGACTACATTGTGAAACATGGAAAGCTGAAGGAATACGAGGCACGAAGATTTTTCCAGCAGATTATTTCAGGAGTTGATTACTGTCATAGGCACATGATAGTTCACCGTGACTTGAAGCCTGAAAATCTACTTTTAGATCAGaatctacatgtaaaaatagcaGACTTCG GGTTATCGAACATGATGATGGATGGAGAATTTTTACGCACTTCCTGCGGTTCACCGAATTATGCAGCGCCGGAAGTAATTTCGGGAAAGTTGTATGCTGGTCCCGAAGTTGATATCTGGTCGTGTGGAATAATATTATATGCGCTCCTTTGCGGAACATTACCATTCGACGATGAACATGTACCAACACTTTTCCGTAAAATTAAAT CTGGAGTTTTTCCCATTCCAGAGTACCTGAATAAAAGCGTAGTAAGTCTTTTGTGTCACATGTTACAAGTGGATCCAATGAAAAGGGCTACCATCGAAGATATCAA GAAGCACGAATGGTTCCAAAAGGATTTACCCACATATTTGTTCCCATCTCCTGTCGAACAGGATTCTTCTGTAATAAATATAGACGCGGTAAATGAAGTTTGCGACAAATTCAATGTAAAGGAAGCAGAAGTTCACTCTGCGTTGTTGGGTGGAGATCCACACGATCAACTAGCGATCGCCTACCATTTGATAATAGACAATAAATTAATCGCCGACGAGGCTGCTAAAGCAGAATTGAAAGATTTCTATGTGGCTTCTAGCCCACCTCCTGTAGCTTTTAGTCCCAACGATTCCAATAACAGCCCTCTGAGACCGCATCCGGAAAGAATAGCAC CGTTGCGAGAACGACAAAGTTCTCAAGGAAGCACATCGTCGCAAACACAAGGCAATCGTGGCACTCCGGTAAAGCGGGCTAAGTGGCACTTAGGAATACGCTCGCAGTCGAAACCTAACGACATCATGAACGAAGTTTATCGCGCTATGAAAGCTCTTAACTTT GAATGGAAGATCATAAATGCCTACAGTGTTCGAGTGcgtcagaaaaataaaataaccgATAGATTTAGCAAAATGTCGTTGCAGCTTTACCAAGTCGATAGTAAAAGTTATTTGTTGGACTTCAAGTCTTTGTCTagcgaagaaggagaagaaataGGACGTG atCCGACACTTCCACCGCCGCAAATGACTGGTCACCATACAATGGAATTCTTCGAAATGTGTGCAGCGTTAATCACACAGTTAGCCCGATGA
- the Crk gene encoding crk proto-oncogene, adaptor protein isoform X1, with product MLRGSNIAALCTVSNFSHSAFSSCFILKATRKDRRINLQRRQYCAYVYVPDLWKKKGFDSGFEPFEPGPPSVPEKGAIRRAIQALLRFLLFPGPFHTHIEEALLRYIDQQVYKFNITDLDGFNCKTMAATFDQYDRSSWYFGAMSRQDASDLLMGEKEGGVFLVRDSTSIQGDFVLCVREDSKVSHYIINKLQQGDQIRYRIGDQMFPDIPNLLAFYKLHYLDTTPLIRPAPKKTQRVIAKYDFEGNDSDDLPFRKGEILTIISKDEEQWWTAKNSLGQTGSVPVPYVQKYDEDNHSVMENNSRPESGGSSTVNSNSVQVTGSQMPYPESGQGTTRRSNIQRTLPAFAKVKQARVPNAYDKTALKLEVGDVIKVTKTNMNGQWEGELHGKIGHFPFTHVEFVDNETAEDNQEI from the exons ATGTTACGCGGTTCAAATATCGCCGCGCTTTGCACCGTTTCCAATTTCTCGCATTCAGCCTTTTCGTCCTGTTTCATCCTGAAGGCCACTAGAAAGGACAGACGTATCAACTTGCAGAGACGGCAATACtgtgcatatgtatatgtacca GATCTGTGGAAAAAAAAGGGATTCGATTCGGGATTCGAACCATTCGAACCCGGGCCTCCCTCCGTCCCAGAGAAGGGCGCTATTCGCCGCGCGATCCAGGCCCTATTGCGTTTTTTACTTTTTCCGGGTCCTTTTCACACACACATAGAAGAGGCGCTCCTACGATATATTGATCAACAAGTATACAAATTCAACATCACCGATCTTGACGGATTCAATTGCAAAACAATGGCTGCTACGTTCGATCAATATGACAGGTCCAG CTGGTACTTTGGTGCAATGTCACGTCAAGATGCCTCGGATTTACTCATGGGTGAAAAAGAAGGTGGTGTGTTTTTAGTACGTGACAGCACGTCGATACAAGGGGATTTTGTATTGTGTGTACGAGAAGACAGCAAAGTTAgccattatataataaataaacttcagcAGGGTGATCAAATACGTTATAGGATCGGAGATCAAATGTTTCCCGATATTCCCAACCTTTTGGCTTTTTATAAATTACATTACTTGGACACAACACCGTTGATCAGGCCTGCTCCCAAGAAAACACAGAGGGTAATAGCAAAATATGACTTCGAAGGCAACGATTCTGACGACTTGCCTTTTAGGAAAG GTGAAATTCTCACGATAATTTCAAAAGACGAAGAGCAGTGGTGGACTGCCAAGAACAGTCTTGGTCAAACTGGATCGGTTCCAGTTCCATACGTTCAGAAGTACGATGAGGATAATCACTCGGTAATGGAAAATAATTCACGTCCAGAAAGTGGAGGAAGTTCAACAGTGAATTCGAATTCTGTACAAGTTACCGGTTCACAAATGCCTTACCCGGAAAGCGGACAAGGGACCACACGCAGATCAAATATTCAGCGAACATTACCCGCGTTTGCGAAAGTAAAACAAGCGAGGGTACCGAATGCGTACGATAAAACGGCCCTAAAATTGGAAGTCGGAGATGTGATAAAAGTAACAAAGACTAATATGAACGGCCAGTGGGAAGGTGAACTGCACGGCAAAATTGGTCATTTCCCATTCACACACGTCGAGTTCGTAGACAATGAGACTGCAGAAGACAATCAGGAGATTTAA
- the Crk gene encoding crk proto-oncogene, adaptor protein isoform X3, which translates to MLVTIFEKDLWKKKGFDSGFEPFEPGPPSVPEKGAIRRAIQALLRFLLFPGPFHTHIEEALLRYIDQQVYKFNITDLDGFNCKTMAATFDQYDRSSWYFGAMSRQDASDLLMGEKEGGVFLVRDSTSIQGDFVLCVREDSKVSHYIINKLQQGDQIRYRIGDQMFPDIPNLLAFYKLHYLDTTPLIRPAPKKTQRVIAKYDFEGNDSDDLPFRKGEILTIISKDEEQWWTAKNSLGQTGSVPVPYVQKYDEDNHSVMENNSRPESGGSSTVNSNSVQVTGSQMPYPESGQGTTRRSNIQRTLPAFAKVKQARVPNAYDKTALKLEVGDVIKVTKTNMNGQWEGELHGKIGHFPFTHVEFVDNETAEDNQEI; encoded by the exons ATGCTGGTTACCATTTTCGAAAAG GATCTGTGGAAAAAAAAGGGATTCGATTCGGGATTCGAACCATTCGAACCCGGGCCTCCCTCCGTCCCAGAGAAGGGCGCTATTCGCCGCGCGATCCAGGCCCTATTGCGTTTTTTACTTTTTCCGGGTCCTTTTCACACACACATAGAAGAGGCGCTCCTACGATATATTGATCAACAAGTATACAAATTCAACATCACCGATCTTGACGGATTCAATTGCAAAACAATGGCTGCTACGTTCGATCAATATGACAGGTCCAG CTGGTACTTTGGTGCAATGTCACGTCAAGATGCCTCGGATTTACTCATGGGTGAAAAAGAAGGTGGTGTGTTTTTAGTACGTGACAGCACGTCGATACAAGGGGATTTTGTATTGTGTGTACGAGAAGACAGCAAAGTTAgccattatataataaataaacttcagcAGGGTGATCAAATACGTTATAGGATCGGAGATCAAATGTTTCCCGATATTCCCAACCTTTTGGCTTTTTATAAATTACATTACTTGGACACAACACCGTTGATCAGGCCTGCTCCCAAGAAAACACAGAGGGTAATAGCAAAATATGACTTCGAAGGCAACGATTCTGACGACTTGCCTTTTAGGAAAG GTGAAATTCTCACGATAATTTCAAAAGACGAAGAGCAGTGGTGGACTGCCAAGAACAGTCTTGGTCAAACTGGATCGGTTCCAGTTCCATACGTTCAGAAGTACGATGAGGATAATCACTCGGTAATGGAAAATAATTCACGTCCAGAAAGTGGAGGAAGTTCAACAGTGAATTCGAATTCTGTACAAGTTACCGGTTCACAAATGCCTTACCCGGAAAGCGGACAAGGGACCACACGCAGATCAAATATTCAGCGAACATTACCCGCGTTTGCGAAAGTAAAACAAGCGAGGGTACCGAATGCGTACGATAAAACGGCCCTAAAATTGGAAGTCGGAGATGTGATAAAAGTAACAAAGACTAATATGAACGGCCAGTGGGAAGGTGAACTGCACGGCAAAATTGGTCATTTCCCATTCACACACGTCGAGTTCGTAGACAATGAGACTGCAGAAGACAATCAGGAGATTTAA
- the Crk gene encoding crk proto-oncogene, adaptor protein isoform X2, producing the protein MRGRNLSKKEDLWKKKGFDSGFEPFEPGPPSVPEKGAIRRAIQALLRFLLFPGPFHTHIEEALLRYIDQQVYKFNITDLDGFNCKTMAATFDQYDRSSWYFGAMSRQDASDLLMGEKEGGVFLVRDSTSIQGDFVLCVREDSKVSHYIINKLQQGDQIRYRIGDQMFPDIPNLLAFYKLHYLDTTPLIRPAPKKTQRVIAKYDFEGNDSDDLPFRKGEILTIISKDEEQWWTAKNSLGQTGSVPVPYVQKYDEDNHSVMENNSRPESGGSSTVNSNSVQVTGSQMPYPESGQGTTRRSNIQRTLPAFAKVKQARVPNAYDKTALKLEVGDVIKVTKTNMNGQWEGELHGKIGHFPFTHVEFVDNETAEDNQEI; encoded by the exons ATGCGAGGGAGAAACCTATCAAAAAAGGAA GATCTGTGGAAAAAAAAGGGATTCGATTCGGGATTCGAACCATTCGAACCCGGGCCTCCCTCCGTCCCAGAGAAGGGCGCTATTCGCCGCGCGATCCAGGCCCTATTGCGTTTTTTACTTTTTCCGGGTCCTTTTCACACACACATAGAAGAGGCGCTCCTACGATATATTGATCAACAAGTATACAAATTCAACATCACCGATCTTGACGGATTCAATTGCAAAACAATGGCTGCTACGTTCGATCAATATGACAGGTCCAG CTGGTACTTTGGTGCAATGTCACGTCAAGATGCCTCGGATTTACTCATGGGTGAAAAAGAAGGTGGTGTGTTTTTAGTACGTGACAGCACGTCGATACAAGGGGATTTTGTATTGTGTGTACGAGAAGACAGCAAAGTTAgccattatataataaataaacttcagcAGGGTGATCAAATACGTTATAGGATCGGAGATCAAATGTTTCCCGATATTCCCAACCTTTTGGCTTTTTATAAATTACATTACTTGGACACAACACCGTTGATCAGGCCTGCTCCCAAGAAAACACAGAGGGTAATAGCAAAATATGACTTCGAAGGCAACGATTCTGACGACTTGCCTTTTAGGAAAG GTGAAATTCTCACGATAATTTCAAAAGACGAAGAGCAGTGGTGGACTGCCAAGAACAGTCTTGGTCAAACTGGATCGGTTCCAGTTCCATACGTTCAGAAGTACGATGAGGATAATCACTCGGTAATGGAAAATAATTCACGTCCAGAAAGTGGAGGAAGTTCAACAGTGAATTCGAATTCTGTACAAGTTACCGGTTCACAAATGCCTTACCCGGAAAGCGGACAAGGGACCACACGCAGATCAAATATTCAGCGAACATTACCCGCGTTTGCGAAAGTAAAACAAGCGAGGGTACCGAATGCGTACGATAAAACGGCCCTAAAATTGGAAGTCGGAGATGTGATAAAAGTAACAAAGACTAATATGAACGGCCAGTGGGAAGGTGAACTGCACGGCAAAATTGGTCATTTCCCATTCACACACGTCGAGTTCGTAGACAATGAGACTGCAGAAGACAATCAGGAGATTTAA
- the Uhrf1 gene encoding ubiquitin-like with PHD and ring finger domains 1, producing MYVKVRTIDGKQEAILTISKLTEVEDFKYKIEKELDVKADLQRLFFRGKQLENGYKLYDYNVNLNDVIQLMVKVNVDVVELKPTSSNTDTTAKSDAEEVIDNSEEDEGLVEAESLYYKIGDAVDCLDQTNGAWFEAIILKIFKKEDKIFHNVQWEFDEKSPPFNVPETLIRPRARHLLDFNALKIDQKVMINHNVDDPKATGLWYDFSISKVEKKRRAQTLIGTLHIGRNQPIENRKVNPRGEIFSIEEPKLLKERTPEDEQHMISNGKRRRLQANCHACADNPSKKCRECGCRICAGKEDEHNLLLCDECNFAFHLGCLTPPLTSIPEEDYWYCPECKNDENEIVKAGDKLKQTKRKTTENSNSKRDWGTGMACVGRTKECSIVPPNHRGPVPGVEVGMCWMYRVQVSEVGIHRPHIAGIHGRETDCAYSIVLSGGYEDDIDNGDEFMYTGSGGRDLSGNKRTAEQSCDQTLTRMNKALAINCNAKLNATIGATAEDWKGGIPVRVVRNFKLAKHSKYAPEEGNRYDGIYKVVKYYPDTGKSGFRVWRYLLRRDDPAPAPWTKQGKEKIAALGFKPMYPDGYLEAMAKKKAGKKRNKVTKGIDNLLLSPKQEPPKKKQKREVYEIETEVLKFIEEDQGNNKLWDECRRVLSDGKAAFLRQISERFTCPCCLELVFNPVTTSCAHNICLNCLKRSFSSGVHCCPSCRHLLDKNYKMEINQSLSSALLLLYPGYEGGR from the exons ATGTATGTTAAAGTAAGAACAATCGATGGTAAACAGGAGGCAATATTGACTATCTCGAAATTGACGGAGGTGGAAGATTTCAAG TACAAGATAGAAAAGGAATTGGACGTAAAAGCTGATTTGCAGAGATTATTCTTTCGTGGGAAACAATTGGAAAATGGTTACAAGCTTTACGATTACAATGTGAACTTGAACGACGTGATTCAGTTGATGGTGAAAGTAAATGTCGACGTTGTGGAACTAAAACCTACCTCTAGTAACACCGATACAACTGCCAAATCAGATGCCGAAGAAGTTATAGATAATTCTGAGGAAGATGAAGGACTCGTCGAAGCTGAGAGTTTATATTACAAAATTGGAGATGCTGTGGATTGCCTGGATCAAACTAACGGAGCTTGGTTCGAGGcgataatattgaaaatttttaaaaaagaagaTAAGATATTTCATAATGTACAATGGGAGTTCGACGAGAAAAGCCCACCTTTTAATGTACCTGAAACATTGATAAGACCACGTGCTAGGCACCTTTTAGACTTTAATGCTTTAAAAATAGATCAGAAAGTAATGATTAATCACAATGTGGACGATCCTAAAGCAACAGGATTGTGGTatgatttttcaatatcaaaagTAGAGAAGAAAAGAAGAGCACAAACGCTTATTGGGACATTACACATTGGAAG GAATCAACCGATTGAAAATCGCAAAGTAAATCCTAGAGGTGAGATTTTTTCAATAGAGGAGCCAAAACTTCTTAAAGAAAGAACACCCGAAGACGAGCAACATATGATTAGCAATGGTAAACGAAGACGTCTGCAAGCTAACTGTCATGCATGTGCGGATAATCCTAGTAAAAAGTGTAGGGAATGCGGTTGCAGAATCTGTGCTGGAAAAGAAGATGAACACAATCTTCTATTGTGCGATGAATGCAACTTTGCGTTTCATCTAGGATGTTTGACTCCTCCGTTAACTTCTATACCGGAAGAAGACTATTGGTATTGCCCAGAATGTAAAAACGACGAGAACGAGATTGTGAAG GCAGGTGATAAACTGAAGCAAACGAAAAGGAAGACAACTGAAAATAGTAATAGTAAACGAGACTGGGGTACAGGAATGGCGTGTGTGGGAAGGACAAAGGAATGTAGTATTGTTCCTCCTAATCACCGCGGACCTGTTCCAGGTGTAGAAGTTGGAATGTGTTGGATGTACAGAGTACAG GTATCTGAAGTTGGAATACACAGACCGCATATAGCGGGAATTCACGGACGAGAAACAGATTGTGCGTATTCTATTGTGTTGTCTGGTGGATACGAGGACGATATAGATAATGGTGACGAGTTTATGTACACCGGTTCTGGGGGAAGGGATTTATCAG GGAACAAAAGGACGGCTGAACAAAGTTGTGATCAAACATTAACTAGAATGAATAAAGCATTAGCTATAAACTGCAATGCCAAGTTGAATGCAACAATTGGTGCTACAGCCGAAGACTGGAAGGGTGGTATACCCGTAAGAGTAGTTCGAAATTTTAAGCTTGCTAAACACAGCAAGTACGCGCCCGAAGAGGGAAATAG GTACGATGGCATTTACAAGGTAGTCAAGTATTATCCAGATACAGGTAAAAGTGGTTTCCGAGTATGGAGGTATTTGTTGAGAAGGGACGATCCAGCACCTGCCCCATGGACCAAACAAGGTAAAGAAAAAATAGCTGCGCTTGGTTTCAAACCGATGTATCCGGATGGATACTTGGAAGCAATGGCAAAAAAGAAGGCTGGCAAAAAACGAAATAAAGTGACAAAGGGGATAGACAATTTGTTGCTTTCGCCGAAGCAAGAACCGCCAAAGAAAAAGCAGAAACGCGAAGTTTATGAAATAGAGACAGAAGTATTGAAATTTATCGAAGAAGATCAAGGAAATAACAAATTGTGGGACGAATGTCGTCGAGTTCTGTCAGACGGGAAAGCTGCGTTTTTGCGACAAATATCTGAAAG ATTTACGTGTCCCTGCTGTTTAGAATTGGTGTTCAATCCGGTAACAACATCTTGTGCTCATAATATCTGCCTGAATTGTTTAAAGCGTAGCTTTTCGTCTGGCGTACATTGTTGTCCATCGTGCCGACATCTACTAGACAAAAATTATAAGATGGAAATTAATCAGTCGTTGTCGTCTGCCTTGCTATTACTTTACCCAGGCTACGAGGGTGGCAGATAG
- the Cuta gene encoding cutA divalent cation tolerance homolog, producing MSLIPRKPIFGLFMFFCFTRNISAQTYRNMSSFAGVNSVAYVTVPTQEVAKKLAHGLVQNKLAACVNIIPGIISVYEWKNEINEDSELLMMIKTRTDTVDALTKYVKANHPYEVCEVISLPIENGNEDYLRWVSNINDKKISTD from the exons ATGTCACTTATCCCGCGCAAGCCAATCTTTGGATTGTTTATGTTTTTTTGTTTCACTAGAAATATTAGTGCCCAAACTTACAGAAATATGAGTAGCTTTGCAGGTGTTAATTCTGTGGCTTATGTCACCGTTCCAACGCAAGAagttgcaaaaaaattagcacA TGGTTTGGTGCAAAATAAGTTGGCCGCGTGTGTTAATATCATTCCCGGAATCATATCTGT ATATGAATGGAAGAATGAAATAAACGAGGATAGTGAATTACTAATG ATGATAAAGACGAGAACTGATACTGTGGACGCTTTGACCAAATACGTTAA AGCTAATCATCCGTACGAAGTGTGTGAAGTAATTTCTTTACca ATTGAAAATGGAAACGAAGATTATCTTCGATGGGTCAGTAATATAAACGATAAGAAAATTTCTACTGATTAA
- the LOC143215215 gene encoding protein Fer3 isoform X1, with amino-acid sequence MSYTEPLWEINGNQAPVITADMSQYVSGELGSYPMWDSSVLYQAPPPSHSHVNDHGLYRQPCALLHQSRYSSNGRSPNLPSSTTKKPRRRVATVSQRRAANIRERRRMFNLNEAFDKLRRKVPTFAYEKRLSRIETLRLAITYIAFMGELLGIEPSSPKPEYIPREYYLPN; translated from the exons ATGAGCTACACCGAACCGCTGTGGGAGATCAATGGAAACCAAGCACCA GTGATTACAGCGGACATGTCGCAATACGTGAGTGGCGAACTCGGAAGCTACCCTATGTGGGATAGTTCTGTTTTGTATCAAGCACCACCGCCATCGCACTCCCATGTGAACGATCACGGATTGTATAGGCAACCGTGTGCATTGCTGCATCAAAG TCGATACTCGTCGAACGGGAGATCTCCGAATCTTCCATCGTCTACCACGAAGAAACCAAGGCGTCGAGTGGCAACTGTTTCCCAGAGGAGAgccgcgaatattcgcgaaagACGAAGAATGTTCAATTTGAACGAAGCGTTCGACAAACTCCGCCGGAAG GTGCCGACATTCGCATACGAAAAACGACTATCAAGAATCGAAACTCTACGTTTGGCAATTACCTACATCGCATTCATGGGGGAACTGCTTGGAATCGAGCCGAGCAGTCCTAAGCCGGAATACATTCCACGAGAGTATTATTTGCCGAATTGA
- the LOC143215215 gene encoding protein Fer3 isoform X2, with translation MSQYVSGELGSYPMWDSSVLYQAPPPSHSHVNDHGLYRQPCALLHQSRYSSNGRSPNLPSSTTKKPRRRVATVSQRRAANIRERRRMFNLNEAFDKLRRKVPTFAYEKRLSRIETLRLAITYIAFMGELLGIEPSSPKPEYIPREYYLPN, from the exons ATGTCGCAATACGTGAGTGGCGAACTCGGAAGCTACCCTATGTGGGATAGTTCTGTTTTGTATCAAGCACCACCGCCATCGCACTCCCATGTGAACGATCACGGATTGTATAGGCAACCGTGTGCATTGCTGCATCAAAG TCGATACTCGTCGAACGGGAGATCTCCGAATCTTCCATCGTCTACCACGAAGAAACCAAGGCGTCGAGTGGCAACTGTTTCCCAGAGGAGAgccgcgaatattcgcgaaagACGAAGAATGTTCAATTTGAACGAAGCGTTCGACAAACTCCGCCGGAAG GTGCCGACATTCGCATACGAAAAACGACTATCAAGAATCGAAACTCTACGTTTGGCAATTACCTACATCGCATTCATGGGGGAACTGCTTGGAATCGAGCCGAGCAGTCCTAAGCCGGAATACATTCCACGAGAGTATTATTTGCCGAATTGA
- the LOC143215218 gene encoding uncharacterized protein LOC143215218, with the protein MSRQPLTRAYQASKALNPPLLDTTLCRHVYSPFSDACVTVSRSHSTNSSLPRFSKRSTIGEGAWELGTGGAYRNPSSRYLSAVSRQGFHCNIGIIDRGTICRQVRIRRGSVALLSKKDS; encoded by the exons ATGTCGAGGCAACCTTTGACCAGAGCGTATCAGGCTTCTAAAGCTTTGAACCCGCCCCTTTTGGATACTACCCTCTGCAGACACGTTTATTCACCATTCTCGGACGCTTGCGTGACGGTCTCGCGTTCTCATTCGACGAACTCATCCCTGCCTAGATTCTCGAAGCGATCAACCATTGGCGAAGGGGCCTGGGAACTGGGAACAGGCGGAGCCTACAGGAACCCCTCGTCACGTTACTTGTCTGCTGTTTCGCGGCAGGGGTTCCACTGCAATATCGGGATTATCGACCGAG GAACAATTTGCCGACAAGTACGCATCAGGCGAGGCTCCGTTGCGCTCCTTTCTAAGAAGGATTCATAA